In the Bacillus thermozeamaize genome, one interval contains:
- a CDS encoding transposase — protein sequence MLHPTWDTNQLFRGDEGMAKLLESVVNQVLHAQVTEQLKAAPFERSEERLGYRNGYRAREMKTRVGTLELRVPRVRSVSFSTELFERYQRSEQALLLAMMEMVINGVSTRKVRRITEELCGTSFSKSTVSELCKALDPIVREWNERSLEAVAYPFVIVDALQLKIRKGGRVIPQSAVLAVGVNAEGYREVLGLMIGDSESEASWSEFFTWLKQRGLTGVDLVVSDHHGGLVNAIRRHFQGASWQRCQVHLMRNVLDAAPAHCQHSRKAKIRLMFNAPDMETARRLLDDILSEYGSRAPKAVACLEAGFEDAMAVMALPECYRRRLRSTNGLERLNREVRRRERVIGIFPNVASALRLLGALLMEQDEEWTTGRCYLRMDEYWQWKKAKDEASGEKTTSEGDQAA from the coding sequence ATTTTACACCCTACCTGGGACACTAACCAGCTTTTTCGTGGAGACGAGGGTATGGCTAAGCTGTTGGAGAGTGTCGTAAACCAGGTACTCCACGCACAAGTGACCGAGCAGTTGAAGGCGGCGCCCTTTGAGCGTTCGGAAGAGCGCTTGGGATACCGCAATGGCTACCGCGCTCGGGAAATGAAGACCCGAGTCGGGACGTTGGAGTTGCGGGTGCCGCGGGTTCGCAGCGTCTCGTTCTCGACGGAGCTGTTCGAACGGTATCAACGCAGTGAGCAGGCGCTCCTTCTGGCAATGATGGAGATGGTGATCAACGGGGTATCGACCCGGAAGGTGCGTCGTATCACCGAAGAGTTGTGTGGGACAAGCTTCTCCAAGTCGACGGTGTCCGAGTTGTGCAAAGCCCTGGACCCCATCGTCAGGGAATGGAACGAGCGTTCGCTGGAGGCGGTAGCGTACCCGTTTGTGATCGTGGATGCCCTGCAACTCAAGATCCGCAAAGGCGGGCGCGTGATCCCCCAGAGCGCCGTATTGGCCGTAGGGGTGAATGCCGAGGGCTACCGAGAGGTCTTGGGGCTGATGATCGGCGACAGCGAGTCGGAGGCGAGCTGGTCGGAGTTTTTCACATGGCTGAAGCAGCGGGGGCTGACAGGGGTCGACCTGGTGGTATCCGACCACCACGGCGGGTTGGTGAATGCGATTCGAAGGCACTTTCAAGGAGCCTCGTGGCAGCGCTGTCAAGTCCACTTGATGCGCAACGTGCTTGACGCCGCTCCGGCGCACTGCCAGCATTCGCGGAAGGCAAAGATCCGGCTGATGTTCAATGCCCCGGACATGGAGACCGCCCGCCGTTTACTGGACGATATCCTCTCGGAGTATGGCTCGCGAGCGCCCAAAGCGGTGGCCTGTCTTGAAGCCGGTTTTGAGGATGCGATGGCTGTAATGGCGCTCCCGGAGTGCTACCGCCGCAGGTTGCGCAGTACCAACGGGCTTGAGCGACTCAACCGGGAGGTTCGCCGGCGTGAGCGAGTGATCGGGATCTTCCCCAATGTGGCGTCGGCGCTGCGGTTGCTCGGCGCCCTCTTGATGGAGCAAGACGAGGAATGGACCACTGGACGGTGCTATCTCCGGATGGACGAGTACTGGCAGTGGAAGAAGGCCAAAGACGAAGCAAGCGGGGAAAAGACTACGTCCGAGGGAGATCAGGCTGCGTAG
- a CDS encoding transposase, translated as MTDLKFALMELLRKYQPDQDMLREGLQLLAEALMELEVTQKVGAGRYERTSERTNYRNGYRLRNWDTRVGTIALRIPRLRQGGYLPCFLEPRRRAERALLSVIQEAYGHGVSTRKMDDLVQALGLEGVSKSEVSRICQELDEKMAQFRNRPLDGEYPYVWLDAKAVKTRENDRVVNMAAVVAVGVRTTGDREVLGFDLGPAETYEFWVTFLRSLVRRGLRGVRLVISDAHEGLRQAIAEVLQGAAWQRCRVHFMRNLLGYVPKQAQSMVAALVRTVFAQPDIEAAREQLGRVVASLGHRYPRAAALLSEAAEDVLAYMAFPREHWQKIHSTNPLERLMREIGRRVDVVGIFPNAAAALRLIGAVLQEQEDEWRVQRRYLSMQSMAKLAVTRSETEAALVLDADCSGLT; from the coding sequence ATGACCGATCTCAAGTTCGCGCTGATGGAGCTGTTGCGCAAGTACCAGCCCGACCAGGACATGCTCCGGGAAGGGCTTCAGCTCCTAGCTGAAGCGCTGATGGAACTCGAAGTCACGCAGAAGGTCGGCGCCGGACGCTATGAACGTACCTCCGAGCGCACCAACTACCGTAACGGGTACCGCCTCCGGAACTGGGACACCCGGGTCGGCACCATTGCGCTGCGAATCCCGCGGCTGCGGCAGGGGGGCTACCTCCCCTGCTTCCTGGAGCCACGCCGGCGGGCCGAACGGGCCCTGCTGTCCGTCATCCAGGAGGCTTACGGCCACGGCGTCAGCACCCGGAAGATGGACGACCTGGTGCAGGCCCTGGGCCTGGAAGGCGTCAGCAAGAGTGAGGTCTCCCGCATCTGCCAGGAGCTGGACGAGAAGATGGCCCAGTTCCGCAACCGCCCCCTGGACGGGGAGTACCCCTACGTGTGGCTGGATGCCAAGGCGGTCAAGACCCGGGAGAACGACCGGGTGGTGAACATGGCGGCCGTCGTGGCTGTGGGGGTCCGCACCACAGGGGACCGGGAGGTCCTGGGGTTCGACCTCGGGCCGGCTGAAACGTATGAGTTCTGGGTGACCTTCCTCCGAAGCCTGGTGCGGCGAGGGCTGAGGGGCGTGCGCCTGGTGATTTCCGATGCCCACGAGGGCCTGAGACAGGCCATCGCAGAGGTGCTGCAAGGGGCGGCCTGGCAGCGGTGTCGGGTACACTTCATGCGCAACCTGCTGGGTTATGTCCCCAAGCAGGCCCAGTCCATGGTGGCGGCGCTGGTCCGGACGGTTTTCGCCCAGCCTGACATCGAGGCGGCCCGGGAGCAACTCGGCCGGGTGGTAGCCAGCCTGGGACACCGCTACCCCCGGGCAGCTGCTCTGCTGAGCGAGGCGGCTGAGGATGTTCTCGCCTACATGGCGTTTCCAAGGGAGCACTGGCAGAAGATCCACTCCACGAACCCGCTGGAGCGCCTGATGCGGGAGATTGGCCGGCGTGTCGATGTGGTCGGCATCTTTCCCAACGCAGCGGCAGCCCTACGGCTGATCGGCGCCGTCCTGCAGGAGCAGGAGGACGAGTGGCGGGTGCAGCGGCGGTATCTGAGCATGCAGTCGATGGCCAAGCTGGCCGTGACGCGGTCTGAGACTGAGGCAGCCCTGGTTCTCGACGCCGATTGCAGCGGTCTTACCTGA